Proteins from one Nitrospira sp. genomic window:
- the fdhF gene encoding formate dehydrogenase subunit alpha translates to MKLSINGRPIEASPGDTIYVAAKKAGIAIPALCTSDHLAPFGSCRMCLCEVEGQGGTPASCTTPVREGMVVHTESDRVRRLRKHLLELYLSEQPSGDLAPEPLQRLAQSLGLRHVRYQQPATRAQTVDRSNPFFLFDNAVCISCARCVRACDDIQGTHALTMLHRGFESRPTAGGSALTGESAGFASSNCVSCGACVKECPTGALIEKSVLEEGPPMHSVRTTCAYCGVGCSFEAGVRHERVVCMVPADDGPSNHGHACMKGRFGWTYNYAPDRLRVPLLRQGTQWVEISWSAALDRIAEEWSRIKAAHGSDALATISSSRGTNEENYLFGKFMRCVIGTNHIDNCARVCHSATVTGMMETLGASAATNSIHDLDLAKLILVVGANPTESHPVLGARIKRAARNGVPLIVIDPRRTELARLADLHLQLHPGTNVALLNGMGHVIAKEHLTDAVFVRDRTEGFDDWLALVKDCTPEVTSNATGVPVPLITEAARRYARSGGSMAVHGLGMTEHRWGSHGVMALVDLALATGNIGKPGTGINPLRGQNNVQGASDVGCLPTFFAGYQPLTDSTLGAAHLAVTGRPLPTAKGMKTPDMWDAALAGRLKTLWIVGYDVAQTDPNLKKVHAALKSLEFLIVQDLFLSETAKLAHLVIPGASFLEKDGTFTNLERRIQRIRKAVEPPTGVLPDWQVVCEVSARMGYAMQYSHPSAIMDEIAQLAPLFAGVSYDRLDMPEGLQWPVPSTAHPGTSLMHEQSFPKGRARFIPVEYLPPGEAPSESYPLVLITGRILQHYNCGAQTRRTDIMQVVDTDVLEVHAGDAARLALRDGELVRLISARGEARLPIVVSDRVQPGELFTSFHFPDTDVNVLLSSSADESSKCPEYKVSTVRVEKVTPSAAPAPPIHVMLIT, encoded by the coding sequence ATGAAACTCTCCATTAATGGGCGACCGATTGAGGCGTCGCCGGGCGACACGATTTACGTCGCGGCAAAGAAGGCCGGAATCGCCATTCCGGCACTCTGTACCTCCGACCACCTGGCTCCCTTCGGCTCTTGCCGAATGTGTCTCTGTGAGGTGGAAGGACAGGGAGGGACCCCGGCCTCCTGCACGACGCCGGTGCGTGAGGGGATGGTCGTCCATACCGAGAGCGACCGTGTGCGACGGCTGCGAAAACACCTCCTCGAACTTTACCTATCAGAGCAACCGTCGGGAGATCTGGCGCCGGAGCCGTTGCAACGATTGGCGCAATCGCTGGGTCTTCGTCACGTCCGGTACCAACAGCCGGCCACCAGGGCGCAGACGGTCGATCGCTCAAATCCCTTCTTCCTGTTCGACAATGCCGTCTGTATCTCCTGCGCCCGCTGTGTGCGAGCCTGCGATGACATACAAGGCACCCATGCGCTGACGATGCTGCACCGGGGGTTTGAAAGCAGACCGACGGCAGGCGGCTCGGCGCTGACCGGAGAGTCGGCCGGGTTTGCCTCCTCCAACTGTGTCTCCTGCGGGGCTTGCGTGAAGGAATGTCCGACGGGAGCCTTGATCGAAAAATCCGTACTGGAGGAAGGCCCGCCGATGCATTCCGTCCGGACGACCTGCGCCTATTGCGGCGTCGGTTGTAGTTTTGAGGCCGGCGTACGGCATGAGCGAGTGGTGTGCATGGTGCCGGCAGACGACGGCCCCTCCAATCACGGCCATGCCTGTATGAAGGGACGATTTGGCTGGACCTACAACTACGCGCCGGATCGGTTACGTGTACCCTTACTCCGGCAGGGAACGCAGTGGGTTGAAATTTCCTGGTCTGCCGCCCTCGATCGGATCGCTGAGGAATGGAGCAGGATCAAGGCCGCCCATGGTTCGGATGCGTTGGCCACGATTTCATCGAGCCGCGGCACGAACGAAGAAAACTATCTATTCGGCAAGTTCATGCGGTGCGTGATCGGCACCAATCACATCGACAACTGCGCGCGGGTCTGTCACAGCGCGACCGTGACCGGGATGATGGAAACTCTCGGCGCGTCGGCCGCGACCAATTCGATCCACGATCTGGACTTGGCGAAGCTGATCCTCGTGGTCGGTGCAAATCCCACTGAATCCCATCCGGTGTTGGGCGCGCGTATCAAACGGGCGGCGCGCAATGGAGTGCCGTTGATCGTCATCGACCCACGCCGCACGGAACTGGCTCGGCTCGCTGATCTGCATCTGCAACTGCACCCGGGGACCAACGTCGCATTGTTGAACGGTATGGGGCATGTCATTGCCAAAGAACATCTCACCGACGCGGTGTTCGTGCGTGACCGGACGGAAGGCTTCGATGACTGGTTGGCACTGGTGAAGGACTGCACGCCTGAAGTGACGTCGAACGCGACCGGCGTGCCGGTGCCTCTCATCACCGAGGCGGCGCGACGATACGCTCGCAGCGGTGGCTCGATGGCGGTGCACGGGTTGGGCATGACCGAACATCGTTGGGGCAGCCACGGGGTGATGGCCCTGGTGGACCTTGCCCTCGCGACCGGGAACATCGGAAAACCCGGCACCGGGATCAATCCGTTGCGTGGGCAAAACAATGTACAGGGCGCATCGGATGTCGGTTGTTTACCGACCTTCTTTGCCGGGTATCAGCCGCTGACTGATTCCACCCTTGGCGCCGCACATCTGGCCGTGACCGGTCGCCCGTTGCCGACGGCGAAGGGGATGAAAACTCCCGACATGTGGGACGCGGCGCTCGCTGGTCGGCTCAAGACGCTCTGGATCGTCGGGTATGACGTCGCTCAGACCGATCCAAATCTGAAGAAGGTCCATGCGGCGCTGAAGAGTCTGGAGTTCCTCATCGTCCAGGATCTCTTCCTCAGCGAGACGGCCAAACTGGCGCATCTCGTCATCCCCGGCGCCTCATTTCTGGAAAAGGACGGGACTTTTACAAATCTCGAACGACGTATCCAGCGTATCAGGAAAGCGGTGGAGCCGCCGACCGGCGTGCTGCCGGACTGGCAGGTGGTTTGCGAAGTGTCCGCGCGGATGGGGTATGCGATGCAGTACTCCCACCCCTCGGCCATCATGGATGAGATTGCGCAACTCGCACCGTTATTTGCGGGGGTCTCGTACGATCGGCTTGACATGCCGGAGGGATTGCAGTGGCCCGTGCCTTCGACCGCACATCCGGGCACTTCGTTGATGCACGAACAGTCGTTTCCGAAGGGGAGAGCACGGTTTATTCCGGTGGAGTATCTCCCGCCCGGCGAGGCGCCCAGCGAATCCTACCCGCTGGTGCTGATCACCGGCCGCATCTTGCAGCATTACAATTGTGGCGCGCAGACCAGGCGCACCGACATCATGCAGGTCGTCGATACCGATGTGTTGGAGGTGCATGCCGGCGACGCGGCTCGGTTGGCGCTCCGCGACGGCGAACTGGTCCGGCTCATCAGCGCTCGCGGGGAGGCACGGTTGCCCATTGTGGTGAGCGACCGTGTGCAGCCGGGCGAACTGTTCACGAGTTTTCACTTTCCCGACACGGATGTGAACGTGTTGCTGTCCTCCAGCGCCGATGAAAGTTCCAAGTGTCCCGAGTATAAAGTCTCGACGGTGAGGGTGGAAAAAGTGACGCCGTCCGCTGCGCCTGCTCCTCCCATACATGTGATGTTGATCACGTGA
- a CDS encoding SLBB domain-containing protein, translated as MATRLYLSNDTSARAAGAGALAEAWCDRPDVQLIRTSSRGAFYLEPMVERDSPQGRIAWFNVSPQDLPSILAGTGATPVETIPFLAHQTRCTFASFGETEPLALDEYQARGGLSGLEAAFRLTPDAIIEELRVSQLRGRGGAAFPVWNKWKVAQQATGKQKYVVANADEGDAGTYCDRMILEGDPFRLLEGMLICARAIGAGQGYVYCRQEYPAAAATLRAAIHKADEAELLELHGEPFPIEVVEGAGSYVCGEETALLESLEGKRGVVRARPPYPAQSGLYGCPTIVSNVLTFASIPNILSRGGAWHAGLGTEQSRGTIALQLGGRVKHPGLVEVPFGLSLHQVLEQFGGGMAPGSRFKAVQVGGPLGSLFPSTGLDIAICYDAFAKAGAVLGHGGIVVYDHETDMVDLARHFMAFTADESCGKCTPCRIGSVRGREILERIQAGSGTMDDLRLLDDLGETMKLASLCALGGRAPYPVLTAIEHFPAEFRNKLSAVSNELNADG; from the coding sequence ATGGCCACACGACTCTACCTGTCCAACGATACGTCAGCGCGTGCAGCCGGCGCCGGTGCGCTGGCCGAGGCCTGGTGCGACCGTCCCGACGTGCAACTCATCCGAACCTCTTCACGCGGGGCGTTCTATCTTGAGCCGATGGTGGAGCGCGACAGTCCTCAGGGCCGGATCGCCTGGTTCAATGTGTCTCCACAGGACTTGCCCTCGATTTTGGCCGGAACGGGGGCCACGCCGGTCGAGACGATCCCTTTCCTCGCGCACCAGACGAGATGCACCTTTGCCAGCTTCGGTGAGACGGAACCTCTGGCCTTGGACGAGTACCAGGCGCGCGGCGGATTGTCCGGATTGGAGGCGGCGTTCAGGCTGACGCCCGATGCCATCATCGAAGAACTGCGTGTCTCGCAGTTACGCGGGCGCGGCGGCGCGGCATTTCCGGTATGGAACAAGTGGAAGGTCGCTCAACAGGCAACGGGTAAGCAGAAATATGTCGTGGCGAACGCCGATGAAGGAGATGCAGGGACCTACTGCGACCGGATGATTCTGGAGGGCGATCCATTCCGGTTGTTGGAAGGGATGTTGATTTGTGCCAGGGCCATCGGGGCCGGTCAAGGCTATGTCTACTGCCGCCAGGAATATCCGGCCGCGGCGGCCACTCTGCGAGCGGCCATTCACAAAGCCGATGAAGCGGAGTTGCTGGAGTTGCATGGAGAACCGTTTCCGATCGAGGTGGTGGAGGGGGCCGGGTCCTACGTTTGCGGAGAAGAGACGGCCCTGCTGGAATCCCTTGAAGGAAAGCGGGGTGTGGTGCGTGCCCGTCCGCCGTATCCGGCCCAGTCTGGGTTGTACGGTTGCCCGACCATCGTCAGCAATGTCCTGACCTTTGCGAGCATTCCCAATATTCTGTCGCGTGGTGGCGCATGGCACGCGGGGCTCGGCACCGAACAGTCTCGTGGAACCATCGCGTTACAGTTGGGCGGGCGTGTGAAGCATCCAGGGCTGGTCGAAGTTCCATTCGGGCTGAGCTTGCATCAGGTGCTGGAGCAGTTCGGGGGAGGAATGGCCCCCGGCTCACGATTCAAGGCCGTGCAGGTCGGCGGGCCGTTGGGCAGTCTCTTCCCGAGCACCGGCTTGGATATTGCCATTTGTTACGACGCGTTCGCCAAGGCCGGCGCAGTGTTGGGGCACGGCGGGATCGTGGTCTATGACCATGAGACCGACATGGTGGATTTGGCGCGACACTTCATGGCGTTCACCGCCGACGAGTCCTGCGGGAAATGTACGCCCTGTCGGATCGGTTCGGTGCGGGGGCGTGAGATTCTCGAACGAATTCAGGCGGGGAGTGGAACCATGGATGACCTCCGCTTACTGGACGACCTGGGCGAAACCATGAAACTCGCCAGCCTTTGTGCGCTGGGCGGGCGAGCGCCCTATCCGGTGCTCACGGCCATCGAACATTTTCCCGCAGAGTTTAGAAATAAGCTGTCAGCGGTCAGCAATGAGCTGAATGCTGATGGCTGA
- a CDS encoding NAD(P)H-dependent oxidoreductase subunit E — MHDQMKDILDRVRSEPPNILKALLALQEQFGAVPAERVPSIARELGATDAEVAGVLSYYPDLRTSAPGRHVIRVCMGESCYANGCGRVLRELQERLRADVHETTPGGRFTLDTMSCAGNCAVSPTVIIDRDLYGRVLPSQLEKILERYT; from the coding sequence ATGCATGACCAGATGAAAGACATCCTGGATCGCGTACGGAGCGAGCCTCCCAACATCCTGAAGGCGCTCCTTGCGCTACAGGAACAATTCGGCGCAGTGCCGGCGGAGAGGGTGCCGAGCATTGCGCGTGAGCTTGGCGCCACCGATGCCGAGGTCGCTGGCGTCCTGTCCTACTATCCGGATCTCCGCACATCGGCGCCGGGGCGTCATGTCATTCGGGTGTGCATGGGTGAATCGTGTTACGCCAACGGCTGCGGCCGCGTGCTGCGTGAATTGCAGGAACGGCTGCGAGCCGACGTCCATGAAACCACACCGGGAGGACGGTTCACGCTCGACACGATGTCCTGCGCGGGAAACTGCGCAGTGTCCCCCACTGTGATCATCGATCGTGACCTGTACGGTCGCGTGCTGCCGTCACAGCTGGAGAAGATCCTGGAACGGTATACGTAG
- a CDS encoding DUF2934 domain-containing protein, which translates to MKPNVRKRSAVNSKPTVASRLSGATIELPDGMWERISQKAYELWKERGCREGYALQDWLDAEAVVMEEIHEARE; encoded by the coding sequence ATGAAACCCAACGTGAGGAAACGGTCAGCGGTGAATTCGAAACCGACGGTCGCGTCTAGGCTGTCGGGCGCAACGATCGAGCTGCCTGACGGCATGTGGGAGCGGATCTCGCAGAAAGCCTACGAGCTCTGGAAGGAGCGGGGCTGCCGCGAAGGATACGCCCTGCAGGATTGGCTGGATGCGGAAGCGGTCGTCATGGAGGAAATCCATGAAGCTCGCGAATGA
- a CDS encoding universal stress protein, translating to MTALMKRVLFATDFSACADRALGYALAVANVWKSALSVMTVLELYPGMDPEYTVNKMYLDHLRDDANRQLAVLEGKVKAAGQTMTSRIETGIPSQCVQTVAEEIGADLLVVGTHGRTGLDHVLVGSTAERVVRIAPCPVLAVKADKGAAPAAQSPTIKRIVVPIDLSTCSLDALEYAVQFAKPLGASITILHALEPVAYGLDFSLSHAKEWREQRAYLEKRLTVLTACVAAHGIQTDFALKPGLPADSIASYVTGQGYDLMVMGTHGRRGLSHVLVGSIAGAMLRYAPCPVLTVRRLTVGADYQRVVPLGES from the coding sequence ATGACGGCGCTGATGAAGCGGGTCTTGTTTGCGACGGATTTTTCGGCCTGCGCCGACCGGGCACTGGGGTATGCCCTGGCCGTGGCGAATGTGTGGAAATCAGCTCTCTCGGTGATGACCGTCCTCGAACTGTATCCGGGAATGGATCCGGAGTACACCGTCAATAAAATGTATCTGGATCATTTGCGGGACGACGCGAATCGCCAGCTGGCCGTTCTGGAGGGGAAGGTCAAGGCGGCGGGTCAGACGATGACGAGCCGTATTGAAACCGGCATTCCCAGCCAATGCGTGCAGACCGTGGCGGAGGAGATCGGGGCCGACCTGCTGGTGGTCGGGACGCATGGGCGCACGGGGCTCGATCACGTGTTGGTGGGCAGCACGGCGGAGCGGGTGGTTCGCATCGCACCGTGTCCGGTGCTCGCGGTGAAGGCCGACAAGGGCGCAGCTCCGGCCGCGCAGAGTCCAACGATCAAGCGGATTGTGGTCCCGATCGATCTGTCGACTTGTTCACTGGATGCGTTGGAATATGCCGTGCAGTTTGCCAAGCCTCTCGGGGCCTCCATCACAATTCTCCACGCCCTGGAGCCGGTTGCGTACGGGTTGGATTTCAGCCTGAGTCACGCGAAGGAGTGGAGGGAGCAGCGGGCCTATCTGGAAAAGCGTCTGACCGTGCTCACGGCCTGTGTGGCTGCCCATGGGATTCAGACCGACTTCGCGCTGAAGCCGGGGTTGCCGGCCGACTCGATTGCCTCCTATGTGACCGGGCAGGGGTACGACCTGATGGTCATGGGCACACACGGGAGGCGCGGCCTCTCGCATGTGCTTGTCGGGAGTATCGCCGGCGCCATGCTGCGGTACGCGCCATGCCCGGTTCTCACCGTTCGCCGGCTCACGGTCGGCGCAGACTATCAACGTGTTGTTCCGCTGGGAGAGTCATGA
- a CDS encoding cupredoxin domain-containing protein — translation MGVTWRRAAMSGKQILLAAGFVLALCSQGGGQAEQRIEVTIKGFAFLTKQVPLHPGVPTVIAITNEDEERHDFGSTMFEGIPTRVTSNGVVSYGKGISGVFLDAKKEAVIRFNMERPGRHEFRCSIHQNMKGELLLLSVEAA, via the coding sequence ATGGGTGTGACGTGGAGGAGAGCGGCGATGAGCGGAAAGCAGATCCTGTTGGCGGCCGGGTTTGTGCTCGCGCTCTGTTCGCAGGGGGGGGGCCAGGCGGAGCAACGGATCGAAGTAACCATCAAGGGCTTTGCGTTCCTGACCAAGCAGGTGCCGCTTCATCCGGGGGTCCCGACGGTGATTGCCATCACCAATGAAGATGAGGAGCGCCACGATTTCGGTTCCACGATGTTCGAGGGGATTCCGACGCGTGTCACGTCCAACGGGGTGGTGTCGTACGGGAAAGGCATCAGCGGGGTCTTCTTGGATGCCAAGAAGGAGGCGGTGATCCGGTTCAATATGGAACGGCCGGGTCGTCATGAATTTCGTTGTTCGATTCACCAGAACATGAAGGGCGAACTCCTTCTCTTGAGTGTGGAGGCGGCCTAA
- a CDS encoding universal stress protein, with product MDDALCGDVMADRLFTKILVPVDFSPCSEEAFRIALSFAKSYQAEVLLLHVVDTKSLEALNRLGLAPASGVAQQKKQLHHVARLNARHLLAWDEAKGVTVKRILADGCPFEEIAKTARVEGVDLVVMGSYGGAFGGVDKIFFGSTAEKVVRTAGCPVLTVPLPIKRGKPRAAKNA from the coding sequence ATGGATGACGCCCTCTGTGGAGATGTGATGGCGGATCGGCTCTTCACAAAAATTCTGGTCCCCGTGGACTTTTCCCCCTGCTCAGAAGAGGCATTTCGGATCGCGCTGTCGTTTGCCAAGTCCTATCAAGCGGAAGTCCTGCTATTACACGTGGTCGATACGAAAAGCCTCGAGGCGCTGAACCGACTCGGTTTGGCACCGGCCTCGGGGGTGGCTCAGCAGAAGAAGCAGCTGCATCACGTTGCGCGGTTGAATGCCAGGCACCTGTTGGCCTGGGACGAAGCGAAGGGTGTGACGGTGAAGCGCATCCTTGCCGACGGTTGTCCGTTCGAAGAAATTGCCAAGACGGCGCGGGTGGAAGGCGTGGATCTCGTGGTGATGGGGAGTTATGGAGGAGCGTTTGGCGGCGTCGACAAGATTTTTTTCGGCAGCACCGCGGAAAAAGTCGTCCGGACCGCCGGTTGTCCGGTGCTCACGGTGCCCCTGCCGATCAAACGAGGAAAACCACGCGCGGCGAAAAACGCATAA
- a CDS encoding dienelactone hydrolase family protein, giving the protein MHQDNIYQITATGDGISLDGFLRIPDHPKGVVAFAHGSGSGRFSPRNQYVARVLETGGFATLLLDLLTPDEADDRRKVFDIDLLADRLLLAQTWLATHRPTSGLQTGYFGASTGAGAALQAAARRPEAVNAVVSRGGRPDLAEAYLRRVTAPTLLLVGGDDGPVIEMNETALAQLTCRKQLIVIPGASHLFEEPGTLEQVAREALQWFERYLNPASSA; this is encoded by the coding sequence ATGCACCAGGACAACATCTATCAGATCACCGCCACCGGCGACGGGATCAGCCTCGACGGATTTTTGCGAATTCCCGATCATCCCAAAGGGGTGGTGGCCTTTGCCCATGGCAGCGGAAGCGGGCGCTTCAGTCCCCGCAATCAATACGTGGCCCGTGTGCTCGAAACCGGCGGTTTCGCTACCCTGCTGCTGGACCTGCTCACTCCCGACGAGGCTGACGATCGCCGGAAAGTGTTCGACATCGATCTGCTTGCCGACCGCCTGCTGCTCGCCCAGACGTGGCTTGCCACGCATCGGCCGACCAGCGGACTACAGACCGGGTATTTCGGTGCGAGCACAGGAGCCGGGGCAGCCCTGCAGGCAGCCGCACGCCGTCCCGAGGCCGTGAATGCTGTCGTGTCACGCGGCGGGCGCCCCGATCTGGCCGAGGCCTACCTGCGTCGGGTTACTGCACCGACTCTCCTGCTGGTAGGCGGAGACGACGGCCCCGTGATTGAAATGAATGAAACGGCGCTCGCGCAGCTCACGTGCCGAAAACAGCTCATCGTCATCCCTGGCGCGAGTCACCTTTTTGAAGAACCAGGCACCCTCGAACAGGTGGCTCGGGAAGCCTTGCAGTGGTTTGAACGGTATCTGAATCCTGCATCATCCGCGTAA
- a CDS encoding universal stress protein, protein MKTLLAVDGSDHSYEAVRALKYLRHADELLLLHVVDAPKPAYPMMVPEVAQELYAQLERSLREDGEQLLTRVQSLLPLHGGPVTKLLEVGSPAEHIVSAAESRHADLIVMGARGLGPVRERLLGSVSHRVLSMAPCAKLILQGSLRALKEVLLPIQGPSDAEAAVRFLAKQPFHEPVNVNLLTVLPSTRPPWPVDTTAVEQLETQALRHARDFVEDVAGKLRALGYTTRTASRLGTPLTMILHEAEGLRVDLILVGSHARRGLTRFVLGSVSHAVLHRAPCQVLVFE, encoded by the coding sequence ATGAAGACCCTGCTGGCAGTCGATGGATCGGACCATTCTTACGAGGCCGTGCGAGCCCTCAAGTATCTCCGCCACGCCGACGAATTGCTCCTGCTCCATGTGGTGGATGCGCCGAAACCGGCCTACCCCATGATGGTACCCGAAGTCGCGCAGGAGCTGTATGCGCAATTGGAGCGCAGCCTGAGAGAAGACGGCGAACAATTGCTGACCCGCGTGCAGTCCCTACTTCCACTCCACGGTGGGCCAGTCACCAAACTGCTGGAGGTTGGATCCCCCGCGGAACATATCGTGTCGGCGGCTGAGTCGCGCCACGCCGACCTCATTGTCATGGGAGCCAGGGGACTCGGGCCGGTGAGGGAGCGACTACTAGGCAGTGTCTCTCATCGCGTCTTGAGCATGGCCCCTTGCGCCAAACTGATCCTGCAGGGTTCCCTGCGCGCCTTGAAGGAAGTGCTCCTGCCCATCCAAGGCCCCTCGGATGCCGAGGCGGCTGTGCGATTTCTCGCGAAACAGCCCTTTCACGAGCCCGTGAACGTAAACCTACTCACCGTCCTCCCGTCGACCCGCCCTCCCTGGCCGGTGGACACCACGGCTGTGGAACAACTGGAAACACAGGCCCTCCGTCATGCCCGCGACTTCGTCGAAGATGTTGCGGGAAAGCTTCGTGCGCTCGGGTATACGACCCGCACCGCAAGCCGGCTGGGTACGCCCCTCACCATGATCCTCCATGAAGCGGAAGGCCTGCGTGTCGACCTCATTCTGGTGGGCTCGCACGCGAGACGCGGCCTCACCAGGTTCGTCCTGGGAAGCGTGTCCCACGCGGTGCTGCACCGAGCCCCCTGTCAGGTTCTGGTGTTTGAGTAA
- the mtaB gene encoding tRNA (N(6)-L-threonylcarbamoyladenosine(37)-C(2))-methylthiotransferase MtaB, with translation MSTSTPRASLHTLGCRLSQSETAMLADTLTRQGYRLVEFGKETDLLVLNTCSVTEHAEKDCRYAIRKTLRHSPHAFVAVTGCYAQTGAAELQTVPGIDLIVGTQYKMHLPEYLPAPDKLRKQAEPELRHSRTIDREDFVLPGTAYSDSTRALLKIQDGCDFMCSFCLIPFARGRERSRVAEDVLREARELAGHGYKELVLTGVNIGRYAYNGMELVDLIREIEAIPDVVRIRISSIEPTTIPPALLHHMAASTKLCRYLHIPLQSGDDGILQAMNRRYSVRDYEDLIGQALALMPDLGLGTDIMVGFPGEDEQAFANTRQTAERLPFSYCHVFSYSTRPGTAATRLEDRLPPDVIRNRSRTLAELSRTKALAFYQRHIGRTESVLFEQGDRDGFRTGTTGNFTRVAVPAGSAAAGTIHPVTITGVMDGLAYGHLAAPSAESARRSLL, from the coding sequence ATGTCCACCAGCACGCCGCGCGCCTCACTCCATACATTGGGCTGCCGCCTCAGTCAGTCGGAAACCGCCATGTTGGCCGATACCCTGACTCGTCAAGGGTATCGCTTGGTCGAGTTCGGAAAAGAAACCGACCTTCTGGTTCTCAACACCTGTTCGGTCACGGAACACGCGGAAAAGGATTGCCGGTATGCCATCCGCAAAACTCTGCGCCACTCCCCCCACGCCTTCGTGGCCGTGACCGGTTGCTACGCCCAGACCGGAGCTGCAGAATTACAAACCGTGCCGGGCATCGATCTCATCGTCGGCACCCAGTACAAAATGCACCTGCCCGAGTATCTCCCGGCCCCGGATAAGCTCCGGAAACAGGCGGAGCCGGAACTCCGTCACAGCCGCACGATCGACCGTGAAGACTTCGTCCTCCCCGGCACCGCCTATTCGGACTCGACTCGGGCGCTGTTGAAAATCCAGGATGGATGCGACTTCATGTGCAGCTTTTGCCTCATTCCTTTCGCCCGGGGACGTGAACGCAGCCGCGTGGCGGAGGATGTCTTGCGGGAGGCCCGCGAGCTGGCCGGCCACGGCTACAAAGAACTCGTGCTGACCGGCGTGAACATCGGCCGCTATGCCTACAACGGAATGGAATTGGTCGACCTCATCCGCGAAATTGAAGCTATCCCGGACGTAGTTCGAATCCGCATCTCGTCCATCGAACCGACAACAATCCCTCCCGCGTTGCTGCACCACATGGCTGCGTCGACGAAACTCTGCCGCTATCTCCATATCCCCCTGCAAAGCGGCGACGATGGCATTCTGCAGGCAATGAACCGACGGTATTCGGTCCGCGACTATGAAGACCTGATCGGCCAAGCCCTGGCGCTCATGCCTGATCTCGGCCTGGGCACAGACATCATGGTCGGTTTCCCCGGTGAAGACGAGCAGGCCTTCGCAAACACGAGGCAGACTGCCGAACGCCTGCCCTTCTCCTATTGTCACGTGTTCAGTTACTCAACCAGACCCGGAACGGCCGCCACGCGACTGGAGGACAGATTGCCCCCTGACGTGATCCGGAACCGCAGCAGGACGCTGGCGGAATTGTCCCGCACGAAGGCGCTGGCGTTTTACCAACGCCACATCGGCCGAACTGAATCCGTCCTGTTCGAACAGGGTGACCGTGATGGCTTTCGCACCGGCACAACGGGGAATTTCACTCGCGTCGCCGTCCCGGCCGGGTCGGCTGCAGCCGGCACCATCCATCCCGTCACCATTACCGGGGTCATGGACGGATTAGCCTACGGCCACCTTGCCGCTCCATCCGCCGAATCCGCACGTAGGTCACTTCTATGA